The Manduca sexta isolate Smith_Timp_Sample1 unplaced genomic scaffold, JHU_Msex_v1.0 HiC_scaffold_4007, whole genome shotgun sequence genome includes the window AAAGCCATCAAAATAGCAGCTGCCAGCTACCATAACGAATTTAACATATTTCGATAATGGATCAAATTTTAGATACCCTGAAAAGATAACtaatgttgaaattaatttaacgaCGTACAATGAGACAACATTCTGTATAATATCATCACTTTTGACTTaccagttttattaattaagttgtgagaaaaaaatacagttgTCATCTACCAGCACACTCGCATCACAGACCATCGCGTCACATAAAATTTTCGCGTATAGAGAGCAAATAAACTTATCGACACAACCACTCGTTTACGCACACTTCGAATCCATTTTACACAAAAGAGCACTCAAAATGAATCAAGTGAATAACGGCAGGTGATAGAAGTCGTAGCCTCGTTGTCCCCTGGCGGCCAGCCAGATGTACACGACGTGATACGCGCCAGGTACGAAGCATATCATGCCGGCTACGAAGAATACAGCCCCTTGGAGTCCATTCTCTGGCTCGGCCGCAAAAGCCCCCATACCGAGGAGTCCCACGCCAACAATCAGCAGCACCACGGCAGCGCACACCGTCTTCCAGTTCTCCCTCACTTTGGGATGATTCCAGCAGTACATGGACTGCGTCGATTCGACATATTCATGTATGAGTGAGTCTGAGTCTCTGGAGGTCGTGTCTTCTGTGCATTTGTAGGTTTTGCTGTGGACAA containing:
- the LOC119193337 gene encoding transmembrane protein 134-like; amino-acid sequence: FVHSKTYKCTEDTTSRDSDSLIHEYVESTQSMYCWNHPKVRENWKTVCAAVVLLIVGVGLLGMGAFAAEPENGLQGAVFFVAGMICFVPGAYHVVYIWLAARGQRGYDFYHLPLFT